One window from the genome of Enterococcus haemoperoxidus ATCC BAA-382 encodes:
- a CDS encoding choline/carnitine O-acyltransferase, with translation MTKYKEQLRPTLKKLPVPELHETLATLNEWICPLVTVEELAAFQEQAKAFSLFEGEGLQTSLVDYMEQTTGSWLAPLWEKSYLESRGPLQSKSNFALMINEEYYEKIASKEARAAQLIYQMTKLYLSLADETYPIEYTKKNQHVDMSFYLNFFKSCRIPGTKQDSFYRGEIQKAGNYIMIFLNGVYFRLNVTDESGGIYPLNQLYENLNYIHSLNSVPKQGEALISYMTGTEREHSNLIYKGLKKEKLNRQNLQQLEDALFILSFSSGKDALKEERITEVLLNTNHQFLSKTTQAVITQNGHIGFNMEHTAIDGVPTLNLLTQLFEPFHDVPIKTTTKCSADLIQKLEWTLTSQMIDSLEEARDFVEQENSSYIIKHQVVSAIGKERMKQAQVSPDAFFHIALALAQQKVFGKLRSVYEPVAMRMYYEGRTESARSISQEKKSFAEAFYNKSEPKSQEALVVLFTNAAQAHSKRIAQCQSGKGVERHLFGLQKMIQSSEEKTPLFTAEALKILGDDFISTTGIPYDILESFSFGPTNKSGFGLYYGILDEEVILTLSAKKVNENTAERMLAAIETALMELTELLAI, from the coding sequence GCTTCCAGTACCAGAATTACATGAAACCTTAGCTACATTAAATGAATGGATTTGCCCTCTAGTTACGGTAGAAGAATTAGCGGCTTTTCAAGAACAAGCTAAAGCATTTAGTCTTTTCGAAGGGGAAGGTTTACAAACAAGCTTAGTTGATTATATGGAACAAACTACTGGCAGCTGGCTAGCGCCATTATGGGAAAAGAGCTATTTAGAAAGTCGTGGTCCCTTACAAAGTAAATCAAATTTTGCTTTGATGATCAACGAGGAATATTACGAGAAAATAGCATCAAAAGAAGCACGAGCTGCTCAATTAATTTATCAAATGACTAAGCTATATCTAAGTTTAGCTGATGAGACCTATCCCATTGAATACACTAAAAAGAATCAACATGTCGATATGTCTTTTTACTTAAATTTTTTCAAAAGCTGTCGGATACCTGGGACTAAACAGGATTCTTTTTACAGAGGAGAAATACAAAAAGCTGGGAATTATATTATGATTTTTCTAAATGGTGTTTATTTTCGTTTAAATGTGACCGATGAGTCAGGAGGCATTTATCCTTTAAATCAGTTATACGAAAACCTGAATTATATTCACTCCCTAAACAGTGTCCCAAAACAAGGAGAAGCGTTGATTTCTTATATGACTGGTACAGAAAGAGAGCACTCAAATTTGATTTATAAAGGGCTCAAAAAAGAAAAACTGAACCGTCAGAATCTGCAACAACTCGAAGACGCATTGTTTATTTTAAGCTTTTCAAGTGGGAAAGATGCGTTAAAAGAGGAACGCATTACCGAAGTTTTATTGAATACAAATCATCAATTTCTGTCAAAAACAACCCAAGCTGTGATTACTCAAAATGGGCACATCGGGTTCAATATGGAACACACAGCAATCGATGGTGTGCCAACCTTGAATTTGCTTACTCAACTATTTGAACCATTTCATGATGTTCCTATAAAAACAACTACAAAATGTTCTGCTGATCTTATTCAAAAATTGGAGTGGACGCTGACGAGCCAAATGATCGATAGCCTCGAAGAAGCACGTGATTTTGTAGAACAAGAAAATAGTTCCTATATCATCAAACATCAAGTCGTTTCAGCAATTGGCAAAGAACGAATGAAACAAGCGCAAGTAAGTCCAGATGCTTTTTTTCATATTGCATTAGCATTGGCGCAGCAAAAGGTTTTTGGAAAGCTACGATCTGTTTATGAACCAGTCGCAATGCGCATGTATTATGAAGGGCGAACAGAATCAGCTCGCTCAATCAGTCAAGAGAAAAAATCCTTTGCAGAAGCCTTCTATAATAAATCTGAACCAAAGAGCCAAGAAGCGTTAGTTGTCCTATTTACTAATGCTGCTCAAGCTCATTCGAAGCGCATTGCCCAATGTCAAAGTGGTAAAGGGGTTGAGCGTCATCTGTTTGGCTTGCAAAAAATGATCCAAAGTTCTGAGGAAAAAACACCTCTTTTCACAGCAGAAGCTTTGAAGATTTTAGGTGATGATTTTATCTCTACAACTGGCATCCCGTATGATATCTTGGAATCGTTTAGCTTTGGTCCCACCAATAAAAGTGGTTTCGGACTTTATTATGGGATTTTAGATGAAGAAGTGATTTTGACATTATCCGCAAAAAAAGTGAATGAAAATACAGCAGAGCGAATGCTAGCAGCAATAGAAACGGCGCTAATGGAGTTAACAGAACTTTTAGCTATTTAA
- a CDS encoding aldo/keto reductase produces the protein MTQNVRIGKTEVYSTPLGLGANAVGGHNLFPNLKDDTGKEIVRTALASGITLLDTAFAYGMGRSEELIGEVLQEFDRNQITIATKAAHDPANGGAFNNTPEFLIRSVDEALKRLQTDYIDIFYIHFPDETTPKNEAVAALQTLKEAGKINAIGVSNFTLEQIKEANQDGYVDIVEDEYSLIHREAEHELFPYLKEQQISFVPYFPLASGLLTGKYDRNVTFPPEDLRSKKPDFQGEHFKAIIDKVSQLKLIAADYNASVAAIVLAWYIKNPFVDVVIPGAKRPEQVTSNVKALDIHLTAEDYHRIDQLFR, from the coding sequence ATGACACAAAACGTTCGAATTGGTAAAACAGAGGTTTATTCAACCCCTCTTGGTTTAGGAGCAAATGCTGTTGGTGGTCATAATTTGTTTCCAAACTTAAAGGATGATACTGGAAAAGAAATTGTCCGAACAGCTTTGGCAAGCGGCATTACATTGTTGGATACTGCTTTTGCTTATGGAATGGGACGCTCTGAAGAATTGATTGGTGAAGTACTACAAGAGTTTGACCGTAATCAAATCACTATCGCAACAAAAGCAGCACATGATCCAGCTAACGGTGGCGCCTTCAACAATACACCAGAATTTTTGATTCGTTCCGTTGATGAGGCGCTTAAACGACTCCAAACAGATTATATCGATATTTTTTATATTCATTTCCCCGATGAGACAACGCCAAAGAATGAGGCAGTAGCGGCTTTGCAAACGCTAAAAGAAGCTGGTAAAATCAACGCAATCGGTGTCTCCAACTTTACGCTAGAACAAATTAAAGAAGCCAACCAAGATGGTTATGTAGATATCGTCGAAGATGAATACAGCTTGATTCATCGTGAAGCTGAACATGAACTGTTTCCTTATCTAAAAGAACAGCAAATTTCGTTTGTTCCTTATTTTCCTTTGGCTTCTGGTTTATTAACAGGAAAATATGACCGAAATGTTACTTTCCCACCTGAAGATTTACGTAGTAAAAAACCCGATTTTCAAGGGGAACACTTTAAGGCCATAATCGATAAAGTTAGCCAACTAAAATTGATTGCCGCTGATTATAATGCAAGTGTTGCAGCAATCGTGTTAGCTTGGTATATTAAAAATCCGTTTGTGGATGTTGTCATTCCTGGTGCAAAAAGACCAGAACAAGTAACTAGTAATGTCAAAGCTTTAGACATACATTTAACCGCAGAAGATTATCACCGAATAGATCAATTATTTCGGTGA
- the folB gene encoding dihydroneopterin aldolase: MGKIRINNMKFYTKNGVLPEERILGQQLEVDVELRLSLDQAGKTDDVKDTVSYAEVNDQIAQRLTTHSYNLIEAVASAILDDIEAEHGKKLEGALVRVRKYSVPMPGVFDNIEIEMERDFI; encoded by the coding sequence TTGGGGAAAATCAGAATCAATAATATGAAGTTTTACACTAAAAATGGTGTTTTACCAGAAGAACGAATTTTAGGGCAACAATTGGAAGTGGATGTTGAATTAAGATTGTCATTAGATCAAGCTGGCAAAACAGATGATGTGAAGGACACCGTTAGTTATGCTGAAGTGAATGATCAAATTGCACAACGGTTAACCACTCATTCTTATAACTTAATAGAAGCTGTCGCTTCAGCAATTTTAGATGATATTGAAGCAGAACATGGCAAAAAATTAGAAGGTGCGCTTGTTCGGGTTAGAAAATATAGTGTACCAATGCCTGGAGTGTTTGATAATATCGAAATCGAAATGGAAAGAGACTTCATATGA
- the folK gene encoding 2-amino-4-hydroxy-6-hydroxymethyldihydropteridine diphosphokinase, which yields MTIGYLALGSNLGDRLGTLQKAVELLDQDDDIQVIKKSKLYETLPYGDVPQENYYNAVIQISTSYEPMQLLDKTQAIEKTLGRKRLIHWGPRTLDIDILLMDNNAIATERLNIPHKEMLKRSFVLVPLKDVYPDTALQGESFEALIEKTGNQGEVWLSKESW from the coding sequence ATGACGATTGGTTATTTAGCGTTGGGGAGTAACTTGGGTGATCGTTTAGGAACCTTGCAAAAAGCAGTTGAACTGCTTGATCAAGATGACGATATTCAAGTGATAAAAAAATCAAAATTGTATGAAACATTACCATATGGCGATGTTCCGCAAGAAAATTATTATAATGCTGTAATTCAAATCAGCACATCCTATGAACCTATGCAATTATTAGATAAAACACAAGCGATTGAAAAAACATTAGGCCGAAAACGATTGATTCATTGGGGACCGCGAACCTTAGATATCGATATTTTGCTGATGGATAATAACGCAATAGCAACAGAGCGTTTGAACATTCCACATAAAGAAATGCTGAAACGATCTTTTGTATTAGTCCCGTTAAAAGATGTTTATCCTGATACTGCATTACAAGGAGAATCCTTTGAAGCATTGATCGAAAAAACTGGGAATCAAGGGGAAGTTTGGCTTAGTAAAGAAAGTTGGTAA
- the folE gene encoding GTP cyclohydrolase I FolE translates to MNEEQLVTIEQAVKQILTAIGEDPDRAGVQDTPKRVAKMYNEVFSSLREPEFNDYALFDSLNEEDMVLVKDIQFYSMCEHHLLPFYGKVHVAYIPDKRKVLGLSKLPRLVEYCAKRPSVQEDLTIMIANKLVEHVPVKGVAVAIEAEHMCMTMRGVKSPSSLTKTFHYQGIFKTNKECKDDFLRGIKA, encoded by the coding sequence ATGAATGAAGAACAATTAGTGACGATCGAGCAGGCAGTAAAACAAATTTTAACTGCGATTGGGGAAGACCCTGATCGAGCTGGTGTCCAAGATACACCCAAACGTGTAGCAAAAATGTATAATGAAGTATTTTCTTCTTTAAGAGAGCCAGAATTTAACGATTATGCCTTGTTTGATAGTCTTAATGAAGAGGATATGGTTTTAGTGAAAGACATTCAATTTTACTCTATGTGTGAGCATCATTTATTGCCATTTTATGGGAAAGTACATGTGGCCTACATTCCTGATAAGCGCAAGGTTTTAGGATTAAGTAAATTGCCGCGTTTGGTAGAATATTGTGCTAAACGTCCTAGCGTGCAAGAGGACCTAACGATCATGATCGCAAACAAACTAGTTGAGCATGTACCTGTTAAAGGTGTAGCTGTAGCAATCGAAGCAGAGCATATGTGTATGACGATGCGAGGTGTTAAATCACCCAGTAGCCTGACGAAAACATTTCATTATCAAGGAATATTCAAAACGAATAAGGAATGTAAAGATGACTTTTTAAGAGGGATCAAGGCATAA
- a CDS encoding non-canonical purine NTP pyrophosphatase, giving the protein MTIIVGTNNQGKLQEMQSVYPKEQITFVSYTNYTNQAYEIAETGTTYTENALIKARFYAKTIGKPVLADDGGLELETFPDLLGVETARFFKPDMTDTQKNVQLFHLFDGQETASRVINLHAVLVYAWPNGEYLLSAKTLKGKLTTKEIGEQGYGFDKIFYLPEKDKTLAQLPKEQRNKLSPRVSALKELIEKLKE; this is encoded by the coding sequence ATGACGATAATCGTTGGCACAAATAACCAAGGCAAGCTACAAGAAATGCAGTCAGTCTATCCTAAAGAGCAGATTACCTTTGTTTCATATACGAACTATACGAATCAAGCCTATGAGATAGCAGAAACAGGTACGACATATACTGAAAATGCGCTGATCAAAGCTCGATTTTATGCAAAAACAATTGGAAAACCAGTATTAGCAGATGATGGTGGACTAGAACTGGAAACTTTTCCAGACCTCTTAGGTGTTGAGACAGCACGATTTTTTAAACCTGATATGACAGACACTCAAAAAAATGTACAGCTTTTTCATTTATTTGACGGACAAGAGACCGCATCGCGAGTGATAAACCTGCACGCTGTGTTAGTGTACGCTTGGCCGAATGGCGAGTATCTTCTTTCAGCAAAAACGCTCAAAGGAAAACTAACAACAAAGGAAATCGGTGAACAGGGCTATGGTTTTGATAAAATTTTTTATCTACCAGAAAAGGATAAAACCCTTGCTCAATTGCCGAAAGAGCAACGAAATAAATTAAGCCCAAGAGTATCAGCATTGAAGGAATTGATCGAAAAATTAAAGGAGTAG